The Borrelia sp. HM sequence TCATTTTTCACAAGCCTCCTTAACTTTGTAGTATTGATAATGCACTCCTAAACATTGCCTTACTGCTATTAATCACAGTAGAATTTGCCTCATAAGCACGAGAAGCAGAAATCATATCTACCATTTCTTCAATTGCACTAACATTAGGCAATTCCACGTAACCTTCCCGATCACCATACTTTATTGCATCAGGATGTGTTGGATCATACTTTAATTTTAAAGGAGATTTGTCTTTCTCAATGCCAGCAACTCTTACACCTTGTCCAATTCCATTATCAAGATAATCAGGAACAAAAGGACCCTTCCAATATGGACTTATAACTCTTGGAGAAAAAATTATTCTCTGCCTTCTATAAGCACCACCATCAGAAGTCCTAGTAGTCTCTACATTTGCAATATTATTTGCAATAACATCTAGTCTTAATCTTTGAGCAGTCAAACCCGTTGAAGCAATATTAATACTTGAAAATAATCCCATATATATTCCTTGAGGTTATAACTTATTTTATTACAATATTCACACTTTTAAAATTATGAGCTTGAATATTTGTAAATAAACCATAAATCATTTGGTTCTGAACAAGATTTTTCATCTCAGAATCAATGTCAATATTATTACCGTTATTATTAATAGTAGATAGATGATCAAGCATCTTAAGCGGCTTAATATCTAAATAATTGAGCTCTTTAAATCCATCAAAATGCTTATCATTGTTCTTAATTAAAGATAAATTGCTTGCTTTTTCATTTAAAATTGCTTTTTCAAGCTCAGCCTCAAAAGAAACTCTACTTCTCTTAAAACTCGGAGTATCTACATTTGCAATATTATCAGCTATTACACTTTGTCTTAAGCTAAGAACATCCAAATATCTATGTACCAAATCAACCGATTTCTCAAAACTATTCAAGCTAATACCCTCTATACCACAAATTACTTTTTACTATATTATATAATAATTTAAGTCTTTTTGTTCGCTAATTTTTATTTTTTCATTAACATAGTCCAAATTTATTTCAATTTTCTTTAACTTACTACCAGGAGCTTCAAAAAAAAGATCAGTAAGAATTTTTTCCATAACCCCATGCAATCTTCTTGCTCCAAGGTTTTCACCTTCAAAATTCATATTAAAAGCAAGTTCAGCAATCCTATCAATTGCCTCTTCACTAAATGTTAAATTCAAATTATAAACTTTAAACATTGCAATGTATTGCTTTATCAAAGAATTTTTTGTGTTCTTCAAAATATTTTTAAAATCATCCACACTTAAACTTTTAAGCTCAACCTTAATTGGAAATCTACCCTGAAGCTCTGGTATTAGATCAGACGGTTTTGACAAATTAAAAGCACCTGCGGCAATGAATAATATATGAGAAGTATCCACTATTCCATATTTTGTATTAACCTTAGATCCCTCAACAATTGGCAAAATATCCCTTTGAACACCTTCTCTAGACACATCATTACCGGTTCTATTCTTAGTAACTATCTTGTCGATCTCATCAATAAAAACAATTCCCATATTCTCAACCCTTGATTTGGCAATCTCTACAATATTTTCATGATCAACTAATTTTTCAAGCTCCTCAGACATTATTATTTCTCTAGCTTTTTTTATTTTTAATTCTTTTCTCTTCTTTCTATCAAATATATTATTAATCAATCCTCCAATACTCATATCAATCTCTTCAAAATTACTACCAGAAAATATCTCTATAGTAGAAACGGGCATTTTCCCTGAAACATAAATATCAATAAGATTATCATCAATAGCACCACTTCTTAATTGTTTTCTAAATTTATCTCTTAATTTAGCACAAACCTTCTTTTCTTCCTCACTTGAATTATCATTCTCAGAACTCTCAGAAGCTTTCAAAAGCTTGTCAAGTATTTTTTCCTCAGCACGTTTACTAGCTTCTTCGCGAACAGAATCATACATTTCTTCCTTAACCATATTCACCGCAATACCCATCAAATCACGAATCATAGACTCAACATCACGACCTACATAACCCACCTCAGTATATTTTGTAGCTTCAACTTTAATAAAAGGAGCCTTAATAAATTTTGAAAGCCTTCTTGCAATCTCAGTTTTACCAACTCCAGTTGAACCAACCATAATAATATTTTTAGGCATTACATCATCTCTTATTTCCTTAGAAAGCTTAGACCTCATATATCTATTAACAAGAGCAATTGAAACCAATTTTTTAGCCTCAACTTGTCCTATTATATATTTATTTAACTCTTCAACAATATCTTTAGGAACTAAATTTTGATTTCCAACCTTATCCATCAACCAATCTCCTCAAGCACAATATTTGAGTTTGTATATATACAAACTCTTGCTGCCACCTTTAAAGATTTAAAAGCAATATCAACAGCACTTAATTTTTTATTTTCCATATAAGCAAGGGCAGCTGAATATGCATAATTTCCTCCGCTACCAATTGAAATTACATCTTCTTCAGGTTCAACAATATCTCCAGTACCTGAAATTAATAAAATATTATCAGAATCAGCAACAAGCATCATTGCTTCAAGTTTATGAAGTATTCTATCAGATCTCCAATCCTTTGCAAGCTCTACTGCAGCCCTTTTAATATCAATAATTCCATCTTCTCGTGCTTTAACCTTCTCCTCAAATTTCTCAAAAAGAGTAATGGCATCAGAAGTTGAACCTGCAAATCCTGCTAAAATTTTACCATTAATCAACTTTCTGATTTTTACAGCATTAGACTTTAAAACAGTATGTCCAAAAGTTACTTGCCCATCTGCTGCTACTACAGTCTTTCCTCCTCGTCTTATTGCAATAACAGTAGTTCCTTTAAAACTCATGATCCCCCCTATTTCGATATTTCATCTAGTAACTCATTAATAAGAATACTCGATACATCTTTACCCAAACAATAATCTACCGAGTAATCATTAATTCCAGGCTCATTATACTGAACATTTAGTATATTATAAAGTTCTGATATTGATTTTATCTCTTGTGCTCCAGAAGCATATAAATTTTTAGAACCATCACCAGAATAATCAATATTATAAACATAAATATCAAGACCTAAATCAAGCCCAAGTTCAGCAGTAATTAAAGCACCTGATTTCCTTGGTGCATAAGTCACCAAAACAGCATCTGAAAGACCAGCTATTATTCTATTCCTCTTTGCAAAAAAATAATTTTGTATCTTTTCATAAGGTAAAGTTTCAGTAAAAATTCCTCCACCATTTTCTAAAAGATGAGCAATGTATTTCCTATTTTGTTTTGGATAAACATTATCAATATCTGTTGCAATAACTGCATACGTTCTTTTTTTTTCACTAATTGCACCAAGATGTGCTGCAATATCAGCTCCTATTGCAAACCCAGATATTATTTCTACATTATTTTTAGCAAGATGAGAAGATAACTCTTTAATCTTATCAACTAAAGCTCTGCAAATTTGTCTTGAACCAACAACAGCCCAAGATAAAGAATTAGCGTTTGGAAGATTACCTTTATAATAAATAGCAAATGGAGGATCATAAATCCTCTTGAGCTTTAAAGGATAATCTTTAGCTTCAAGTATAACAACCTTTGCATTTGCTCTATTAATAATTTTTTGTTGTAACTCTACTAATTTTAAATCTGGAAGCTTATAATTTTGTTTAAAATCTTTAGACAAATAATTGGAAATATCTCTTAAGCTTAAACGACAAAGATCATTGAAATTAAAATTATTAAAAATTTTAAGCTTATCTTTACTCTTTAAAAACTTTAAATTATCAACATATAGCAATTTAAACATAAAAGCTACTTTAAATTATTCATTATCCTATTAATTCCCTCTATTTGTTCCTTATTTAAGGCTTTACTTTTTGCCTTCTTATAAAATAACAACGCATTAGTGAAATCCCCAAGGGAATAATAGTTTGCTCCCCGTAACATAAAAAATTCAAAACTATTCTCTCCCATAGACTCAAGCCTATTTAAATATCCTTTAGCTTCTAATTGCTTATCAAGATCATAGACATACATATTTG is a genomic window containing:
- the flgC gene encoding flagellar basal body rod protein FlgC, with the translated sequence MGLFSSINIASTGLTAQRLRLDVIANNIANVETTRTSDGGAYRRQRIIFSPRVISPYWKGPFVPDYLDNGIGQGVRVAGIEKDKSPLKLKYDPTHPDAIKYGDREGYVELPNVSAIEEMVDMISASRAYEANSTVINSSKAMFRSALSILQS
- the flgB gene encoding flagellar basal body rod protein FlgB, yielding MNSFEKSVDLVHRYLDVLSLRQSVIADNIANVDTPSFKRSRVSFEAELEKAILNEKASNLSLIKNNDKHFDGFKELNYLDIKPLKMLDHLSTINNNGNNIDIDSEMKNLVQNQMIYGLFTNIQAHNFKSVNIVIK
- the hslU gene encoding HslU--HslV peptidase ATPase subunit, which codes for MDKVGNQNLVPKDIVEELNKYIIGQVEAKKLVSIALVNRYMRSKLSKEIRDDVMPKNIIMVGSTGVGKTEIARRLSKFIKAPFIKVEATKYTEVGYVGRDVESMIRDLMGIAVNMVKEEMYDSVREEASKRAEEKILDKLLKASESSENDNSSEEEKKVCAKLRDKFRKQLRSGAIDDNLIDIYVSGKMPVSTIEIFSGSNFEEIDMSIGGLINNIFDRKKRKELKIKKAREIIMSEELEKLVDHENIVEIAKSRVENMGIVFIDEIDKIVTKNRTGNDVSREGVQRDILPIVEGSKVNTKYGIVDTSHILFIAAGAFNLSKPSDLIPELQGRFPIKVELKSLSVDDFKNILKNTKNSLIKQYIAMFKVYNLNLTFSEEAIDRIAELAFNMNFEGENLGARRLHGVMEKILTDLFFEAPGSKLKKIEINLDYVNEKIKISEQKDLNYYII
- the hslV gene encoding ATP-dependent protease subunit HslV; the encoded protein is MSFKGTTVIAIRRGGKTVVAADGQVTFGHTVLKSNAVKIRKLINGKILAGFAGSTSDAITLFEKFEEKVKAREDGIIDIKRAAVELAKDWRSDRILHKLEAMMLVADSDNILLISGTGDIVEPEEDVISIGSGGNYAYSAALAYMENKKLSAVDIAFKSLKVAARVCIYTNSNIVLEEIG
- the dprA gene encoding DNA-processing protein DprA, whose translation is MFKLLYVDNLKFLKSKDKLKIFNNFNFNDLCRLSLRDISNYLSKDFKQNYKLPDLKLVELQQKIINRANAKVVILEAKDYPLKLKRIYDPPFAIYYKGNLPNANSLSWAVVGSRQICRALVDKIKELSSHLAKNNVEIISGFAIGADIAAHLGAISEKKRTYAVIATDIDNVYPKQNRKYIAHLLENGGGIFTETLPYEKIQNYFFAKRNRIIAGLSDAVLVTYAPRKSGALITAELGLDLGLDIYVYNIDYSGDGSKNLYASGAQEIKSISELYNILNVQYNEPGINDYSVDYCLGKDVSSILINELLDEISK